The following are encoded together in the Kutzneria kofuensis genome:
- a CDS encoding acyl-CoA dehydrogenase family protein yields MWLTDEQLALQDTVARLLAKEPDDLWPKLCEIGAAGLAIPEEYGGSGATLTELQIVLEQLGRTLAPVPLLGTAIAAEAVLSTGNTEACRRLLPGIAAGGIATWCPPTEKYVLDADRAEVLLVGVGGLLYEMRPNQARVEPLTTMDESRRLATVTIDEPTGLIGPYDEGRVRGFALSALAAEQVGTADRCLEMTVEYAKQRVQFGRPIGGFQAVKHRLADMHVLVETARSAAYDTDHPVEAKVYCSEALGRVAAEMVQLHGGIAITWEHDAQRYFKRAHGAAFLFGHPAEHLRAYQVRG; encoded by the coding sequence ATGTGGCTGACCGACGAGCAGCTCGCTCTGCAGGACACCGTCGCCCGGCTCCTCGCCAAGGAGCCGGACGACCTGTGGCCGAAGCTGTGCGAGATCGGGGCCGCCGGCCTGGCCATCCCCGAGGAGTACGGCGGCAGCGGCGCGACACTGACCGAGCTGCAGATCGTCCTGGAGCAGCTCGGCCGGACGCTGGCGCCGGTTCCCCTGCTCGGCACGGCCATCGCCGCCGAAGCGGTGCTGTCCACCGGCAACACCGAAGCGTGCCGACGACTGTTGCCCGGGATCGCCGCCGGCGGCATCGCGACCTGGTGCCCGCCGACCGAGAAGTACGTCCTCGACGCCGATCGAGCGGAGGTGCTGCTGGTCGGCGTCGGCGGGCTGCTGTACGAGATGCGGCCGAACCAGGCCCGGGTCGAACCCCTGACCACAATGGACGAGTCGCGCCGGCTCGCCACCGTGACCATCGACGAGCCGACCGGCCTGATCGGCCCCTACGACGAAGGCCGGGTGCGGGGATTCGCCCTGTCGGCACTCGCCGCCGAGCAGGTCGGGACCGCCGACCGCTGCCTGGAGATGACCGTCGAGTACGCGAAGCAACGCGTCCAGTTCGGCCGGCCGATCGGCGGCTTCCAGGCGGTCAAGCACCGCCTGGCCGACATGCACGTGCTGGTGGAGACCGCCCGCTCGGCGGCGTACGACACCGACCACCCGGTCGAGGCCAAGGTGTACTGCTCGGAGGCGCTCGGCCGGGTTGCCGCCGAGATGGTGCAGCTGCACGGCGGCATCGCCATCACGTGGGAACACGACGCCCAGCGCTACTTCAAGAGAGCGCACGGCGCCGCGTTCCTGTTCGGCCATCCCGCCGAGCACCTCCGCGCGTATCAGGTGCGGGGATAG
- a CDS encoding acyl-CoA dehydrogenase family protein: protein MKFTLSDEQRQFAQALRDALRQSTSWDTLLALGVHEVESVPDLVVAFLELGRAAVPGPVVESFAVLREPSSTLAWPPHVPYIVDDADHVYAIVHDTRYRAILEDARSSVDPARQLHEYRLGEAVGPIDGQAFDRGVLACSAQLVGLGRALLARTRDYALQRKQFGKAIGSFQAVKHHLADVHVALELAEPLVFGAAVTMTASDVSAAKIAAGTAAYQAMRTALQVHGAIGYTAEFELSRWLLKVRALVTAWGTESFHRERLMAALCG from the coding sequence ATGAAGTTCACCCTGTCCGACGAGCAGCGGCAGTTCGCGCAGGCGTTGCGAGATGCGCTCAGGCAGTCGACGTCATGGGACACGCTGCTGGCATTGGGCGTGCACGAGGTCGAGTCCGTCCCTGATCTGGTGGTGGCGTTCCTGGAGTTGGGGCGGGCGGCCGTGCCGGGGCCGGTGGTGGAGTCGTTCGCGGTGTTGCGGGAGCCCAGCTCCACGCTGGCCTGGCCGCCGCATGTTCCGTACATCGTGGACGATGCGGATCACGTTTACGCGATCGTGCACGATACGCGATATCGAGCGATCCTCGAGGATGCGCGGTCGTCGGTGGATCCGGCGCGACAGCTGCACGAGTACCGGCTCGGCGAGGCGGTCGGGCCGATCGATGGCCAGGCGTTCGATCGGGGTGTCCTCGCCTGCTCGGCGCAGCTGGTGGGGCTGGGGCGGGCACTGCTGGCACGGACCCGTGACTACGCCTTGCAGCGCAAGCAGTTCGGCAAGGCGATCGGGAGCTTCCAGGCGGTCAAGCACCACCTCGCCGACGTGCACGTGGCGCTGGAACTGGCCGAGCCGCTGGTGTTCGGGGCGGCGGTGACGATGACCGCCAGCGACGTGTCGGCGGCGAAGATCGCGGCGGGCACCGCCGCGTACCAAGCGATGCGAACGGCGTTGCAGGTGCACGGGGCGATCGGCTACACCGCCGAGTTCGAGCTGAGCCGGTGGCTTTTGAAGGTCCGCGCGCTCGTGACGGCGTGGGGCACGGAGTCCTTCCACCGGGAACGGCTGATGGCGGCGCTATGTGGCTGA
- a CDS encoding acyl-CoA dehydrogenase family protein has product MDLDDTDLEFRHEIRAWLSENVPTGLSSMDTADGFEQHREWERTLAKARLSAVSWPAEHGGRGASLTEWLVFEEEYWAAGAPGRVAQNGIFLLAPTLYAHGTEEQQARLLPRMARADDIWAQAWSEPEAGSDLAAIRSRGVRTDGGWLLSGQKTWSSRAAFADRGFGLFRTEPEAERHRGLTYFLFDLRAPGVTVRPIPQLDGEAGFAEIFLDEVFVPDHDVLGEPGAGWRVAMSTAGNERGLSLRSPGRFCAAADRLLALWREVGDPSDTALRNKVLDAWMGARAYRLHVLGSLDRPVGAEASVTKLFWSQLDLALHETALELLGPAAELAGPWLDGYLFALAGPIYAGTNEIQRNVVAERVLGLPR; this is encoded by the coding sequence GTGGATCTTGACGACACCGACCTGGAGTTCCGGCACGAGATTCGCGCCTGGCTGAGCGAGAACGTGCCCACCGGTCTGTCCTCCATGGACACCGCAGACGGCTTCGAGCAGCACCGCGAGTGGGAACGCACCCTCGCCAAGGCGAGGCTCTCCGCCGTCTCGTGGCCGGCGGAGCACGGCGGTCGCGGCGCCTCGCTGACCGAGTGGCTGGTGTTCGAGGAGGAGTACTGGGCCGCCGGCGCACCGGGGCGAGTCGCCCAGAACGGGATCTTCCTGCTGGCACCGACTCTCTACGCACACGGAACCGAAGAGCAGCAGGCGCGGCTGCTTCCCCGCATGGCTCGGGCCGACGACATCTGGGCTCAGGCGTGGTCCGAGCCGGAGGCCGGCAGCGATCTCGCCGCCATCCGCAGCCGTGGCGTCCGCACCGACGGCGGCTGGCTGCTGAGCGGCCAGAAGACGTGGAGTTCCCGAGCCGCCTTCGCCGACCGGGGATTCGGCCTGTTCCGGACCGAGCCGGAGGCCGAGCGGCATCGGGGCCTGACGTACTTCCTGTTCGACCTTCGCGCGCCAGGAGTGACCGTGCGACCGATCCCGCAGCTCGACGGCGAGGCGGGATTCGCCGAGATCTTCCTGGACGAGGTGTTCGTGCCGGATCACGATGTGCTCGGCGAGCCAGGTGCAGGCTGGCGCGTCGCCATGAGCACGGCCGGCAACGAACGGGGTCTGTCGCTGCGCAGTCCGGGGCGGTTCTGCGCGGCGGCAGACCGATTGCTCGCGCTGTGGCGCGAGGTCGGCGACCCTTCCGACACCGCCCTGCGCAACAAGGTCCTCGACGCCTGGATGGGCGCTCGGGCCTACCGCCTGCACGTTCTCGGCTCGCTCGACCGGCCCGTCGGCGCCGAGGCCAGCGTCACCAAGCTGTTCTGGTCGCAACTGGACCTCGCCCTGCACGAAACGGCCCTGGAGCTCCTGGGGCCCGCGGCCGAGTTGGCCGGTCCCTGGCTGGACGGCTACCTCTTCGCCCTCGCCGGCCCCATCTACGCCGGGACCAACGAGATCCAGCGCAATGTCGTCGCCGAGCGAGTCCTGGGGCTGCCGCGATGA
- a CDS encoding enoyl-CoA hydratase translates to MTEEPVRYERSGAVATVTMNRPRYRNAQNSAMTYALDAAFERAVNDDEVSVIVLAGAGDHFSAGHDIGTPGRDVDVTFERKAVLWWDHVDKSGGDQRFARESEVYLGMCRRWREIPKPMIAMVQGACVAGGLMLAWVCDLIVAAEDAFFADPVVRMGIPGVEYFAHPWVLGPRAAKEVLFTGDRFSAQRAYEWGMVNRVVPREELESTVAALADRITRMPRFGLALAKKAVNQSEDQMGMRAGMDSVFGLHHLAHAHNAEVSPDSLAGMDARSMRGASGS, encoded by the coding sequence CTGACCGAGGAGCCGGTCCGCTACGAGCGCAGCGGCGCGGTGGCCACCGTGACCATGAACCGGCCGCGCTACCGCAACGCCCAGAACTCCGCCATGACCTACGCCCTGGACGCGGCGTTCGAGCGGGCCGTCAACGACGACGAGGTGTCGGTGATCGTGCTGGCCGGCGCCGGCGACCACTTCTCCGCCGGGCACGACATCGGCACTCCCGGCCGGGACGTCGACGTCACCTTCGAGCGCAAGGCCGTCCTGTGGTGGGACCACGTCGACAAGTCCGGCGGCGACCAGCGCTTCGCCCGCGAGAGCGAGGTCTACCTGGGGATGTGCCGGCGCTGGCGGGAAATCCCGAAGCCCATGATCGCCATGGTGCAGGGCGCCTGCGTCGCCGGCGGCCTCATGCTGGCCTGGGTATGTGACCTCATCGTCGCCGCCGAGGACGCCTTCTTCGCCGATCCGGTGGTGCGTATGGGGATTCCCGGCGTCGAGTACTTCGCCCACCCCTGGGTCCTCGGTCCCCGCGCCGCCAAGGAGGTCCTGTTCACCGGCGACCGCTTCAGCGCACAGCGGGCCTACGAGTGGGGCATGGTCAACCGTGTCGTCCCTCGCGAGGAGTTGGAGTCGACCGTCGCCGCGCTGGCCGACCGTATCACCCGGATGCCGCGATTCGGCCTGGCCCTGGCCAAGAAGGCCGTGAACCAGTCCGAGGACCAGATGGGCATGCGCGCCGGCATGGACTCGGTCTTCGGCCTGCACCATCTGGCCCACGCCCACAACGCCGAGGTGTCGCCGGATTCGTTGGCGGGCATGGACGCCAGGTCGATGCGAGGCGCCAGTGGATCTTGA
- a CDS encoding FadD3 family acyl-CoA ligase, with product MAPSTIPAAVDAAAERFGDNEAVVDGEVRLTYRDLRTRVRQVAAAFVAGGLRPGDRVAICAPNTWHWVVAALGASCAGGVLVPVNTRFTAPEMLDVISRSEAAALVVATDFLGRNRLAELQELGGVPGFVLVCDDWSFVDEVDAVAVQPDDISDILFTSGTTGRSKGAMSAHRQALAVAAAWADCGNVVADDRYLVINPFFHSFGYKAGILVCLLTGATLVPQAVFDVARTRELVERERITVLPGPPTIYQSLLSEPGCDSLRLAVTGAATVPIALVERMQKRFGTVLTAYGLTEAVVATMCRPDDDADTVAHTSGRATAGFEVKIASSGEILLRGPNVMIGYLDDAAATAAAIDADGWLHTGDVGILDDRGYLTITDRLKDMYVCGGFNVYPAEVEQALARLAGVTESAVIGVPDERMGEVGKAFVVASTTLSTEDVIEHCRALVANYKVPRHVEFLSALPRNPSGKVLKRLLREEVR from the coding sequence GTGGCACCCAGCACCATTCCCGCTGCCGTGGACGCGGCCGCGGAGCGCTTCGGCGACAACGAGGCCGTTGTCGACGGCGAGGTGCGCCTCACCTACCGCGACCTGCGTACCCGGGTCCGCCAGGTGGCCGCCGCCTTTGTCGCCGGCGGGCTCCGGCCCGGCGACCGGGTGGCGATCTGCGCCCCGAACACCTGGCACTGGGTCGTCGCCGCGCTCGGCGCGAGCTGTGCCGGCGGCGTCCTCGTGCCCGTGAACACCCGCTTCACCGCGCCGGAGATGCTGGACGTCATTTCCCGCAGCGAGGCCGCCGCCCTCGTCGTCGCGACGGATTTCCTCGGCCGCAACCGGCTGGCCGAGCTGCAGGAGCTCGGCGGCGTGCCCGGTTTCGTGCTGGTGTGCGACGACTGGTCGTTCGTCGACGAGGTCGACGCCGTCGCGGTGCAGCCCGACGACATCAGCGACATCCTGTTCACGTCCGGCACCACCGGCCGCAGCAAGGGGGCGATGAGCGCGCACCGGCAGGCGCTCGCCGTCGCCGCCGCGTGGGCCGACTGCGGGAACGTCGTCGCCGACGACCGGTACTTGGTGATCAACCCGTTCTTCCACAGCTTCGGCTACAAGGCGGGGATTCTCGTCTGCCTGCTCACCGGCGCGACCCTCGTGCCGCAGGCCGTGTTCGACGTGGCCCGCACGCGCGAACTCGTCGAGCGGGAACGGATCACCGTCCTGCCCGGGCCGCCGACGATCTACCAGTCGCTGCTGTCCGAACCCGGTTGCGACAGCTTGCGGCTGGCGGTCACCGGCGCCGCCACGGTTCCGATCGCTCTGGTGGAGCGGATGCAGAAACGCTTCGGCACCGTGCTCACCGCGTACGGCCTGACCGAGGCGGTGGTGGCGACGATGTGCCGTCCCGACGACGACGCCGACACCGTCGCGCACACCTCCGGCCGGGCGACCGCCGGCTTCGAGGTGAAGATCGCTTCCTCCGGCGAGATCCTGTTGCGCGGCCCCAACGTGATGATCGGCTACCTCGACGACGCCGCCGCGACCGCGGCCGCCATCGACGCCGATGGCTGGCTGCACACCGGCGATGTCGGGATCCTCGACGATCGCGGCTACCTGACGATCACCGACCGGCTCAAGGACATGTACGTGTGCGGCGGCTTCAACGTCTACCCGGCCGAGGTCGAGCAGGCCCTGGCCCGGTTGGCCGGCGTCACCGAGTCGGCGGTGATCGGCGTGCCCGACGAGCGCATGGGCGAGGTCGGCAAGGCCTTCGTCGTGGCGTCGACGACACTGTCCACAGAGGACGTCATCGAGCACTGCCGGGCCCTGGTCGCCAACTACAAGGTGCCCAGACATGTCGAGTTCCTGTCCGCACTGCCCAGGAACCCGTCCGGCAAGGTGCTCAAACGCCTGTTACGCGAGGAGGTCCGGTGA
- a CDS encoding acyl-CoA dehydrogenase family protein, translating into MAVTRSEIRRWLAEHLVGRFAELKGLGGPGREHEAFAERLDWERHLAAHGWTCPAWPVEHGGRGMTFDEQVAFHEEYALADAPARVNHLGENLLGPTLIDLGTPAQKARFLPRIRAVEELWCQGYSEPGAGSDLAAVSTAARLVGDEWVITGQKVWTSLAHVADWCFVLARTTPGSVGHKGLSYLLVPMKQPGIEVRPIRQLTGTAEFNEVFFDGARTAADLVVGEPGGGWAVAMATLAYERGAATLGQQVGFRRELEAVIALADPEDLALQEQLARAAVELSVMRSHALRTKGSDPSVSKLLWAGWHRRLGELAMRARGAESMIVESAESGYDLDQWQRLFLFSRADTIYGGSDEIQRNIIAERVLGLPREARG; encoded by the coding sequence ATGGCGGTGACCAGATCCGAGATCCGGCGGTGGCTCGCCGAGCATCTCGTCGGGCGCTTCGCCGAGCTCAAGGGGCTCGGCGGGCCCGGCCGCGAGCACGAGGCGTTCGCCGAGCGGCTCGACTGGGAACGCCACCTCGCCGCGCACGGCTGGACCTGCCCGGCCTGGCCGGTCGAGCACGGCGGCCGCGGCATGACCTTCGACGAACAGGTCGCCTTCCACGAGGAGTACGCCCTCGCCGACGCGCCCGCCCGGGTGAACCACCTCGGCGAGAACCTGCTGGGCCCGACTCTGATCGACCTCGGCACGCCGGCACAGAAGGCCCGCTTCCTGCCGAGGATCCGGGCGGTCGAGGAGCTCTGGTGCCAGGGCTACTCCGAGCCCGGCGCGGGCTCCGACCTGGCCGCCGTCAGCACCGCCGCGCGGTTGGTCGGCGACGAGTGGGTGATCACCGGGCAGAAGGTGTGGACCTCGCTGGCGCACGTGGCCGACTGGTGCTTCGTCCTCGCCCGCACGACCCCGGGATCGGTGGGGCACAAGGGTTTGTCCTACCTGCTGGTGCCGATGAAGCAGCCCGGCATCGAGGTGCGGCCGATCCGGCAGCTCACCGGCACCGCCGAGTTCAACGAGGTGTTCTTCGACGGCGCTCGCACCGCCGCCGATCTTGTCGTCGGCGAGCCCGGCGGCGGCTGGGCGGTCGCGATGGCCACGCTGGCCTACGAGAGAGGCGCGGCGACGCTGGGCCAGCAGGTCGGCTTCCGGCGCGAACTGGAGGCCGTGATCGCATTGGCCGACCCGGAAGACCTCGCCCTGCAAGAGCAACTGGCCCGCGCGGCGGTCGAGCTGAGCGTCATGCGATCACACGCCTTGCGTACCAAAGGTTCCGACCCGTCGGTGAGCAAACTGCTGTGGGCCGGCTGGCACCGGCGGCTCGGCGAGCTGGCCATGCGGGCCCGCGGCGCCGAGTCGATGATCGTCGAGTCGGCCGAGTCCGGCTACGACCTGGACCAGTGGCAACGGTTGTTCCTGTTCAGCCGGGCCGACACCATCTACGGCGGCTCCGACGAGATCCAGCGCAACATCATCGCGGAACGGGTGCTCGGCCTGCCCAGGGAGGCGCGCGGATGA
- a CDS encoding SDR family oxidoreductase has protein sequence MIDYVPGHDLLADKVVVVTAAAGTGIGSAAAQRCLEEGAKVLISDWHERRLGVTLEKLAADHGDRVAATTCDVTDESQVQALIDTAVSTFGRLDVMINNAGLGGTRSVLEMTDDEWSRVLDVTLNGTFRCTRAALRRMVDQGSGAIVNNASVIGWRSQAGQAHYAAAKAGVMALTRCAAADVAPHGIRVNAVAPSLAMHPFLAKVTSEELLAELTEREAFGRAAEPWEVANAMVFLASDYASYLTGEVLSVSSQHP, from the coding sequence ATGATCGATTACGTGCCCGGCCACGACCTGCTGGCGGACAAGGTGGTCGTCGTGACGGCGGCGGCCGGCACCGGCATCGGGTCCGCGGCCGCCCAGCGGTGCCTCGAAGAGGGCGCCAAGGTCCTGATCAGCGACTGGCACGAGCGACGGCTCGGCGTGACGCTGGAGAAGCTCGCGGCGGACCACGGCGACCGGGTGGCCGCGACGACGTGTGACGTCACCGACGAGAGCCAGGTCCAGGCGCTGATCGACACCGCGGTCAGCACATTCGGCCGCCTCGACGTGATGATCAACAACGCTGGTCTGGGCGGCACGAGATCCGTGCTGGAGATGACCGACGACGAGTGGTCCCGCGTGCTCGACGTGACCCTGAACGGGACCTTCCGCTGCACGCGGGCCGCCCTGAGGAGAATGGTGGACCAGGGCAGCGGCGCGATCGTGAACAACGCGTCGGTGATCGGCTGGCGGTCGCAGGCCGGCCAGGCCCACTACGCCGCCGCCAAGGCCGGCGTGATGGCGCTGACCCGCTGCGCCGCCGCCGACGTCGCCCCGCACGGGATCCGGGTCAACGCCGTCGCGCCGAGCCTGGCCATGCACCCGTTCCTGGCCAAGGTCACCAGCGAGGAGCTGCTGGCCGAGCTGACCGAGCGGGAGGCGTTCGGCAGGGCGGCTGAGCCGTGGGAGGTGGCCAATGCCATGGTGTTCCTCGCCAGCGACTACGCCTCGTACCTGACGGGCGAGGTGCTGTCGGTCAGCAGCCAGCACCCCTGA
- a CDS encoding TetR/AcrR family transcriptional regulator, with product MSRRAELLALAARMFAERGFLATTVRDIADAAGILSGSLYHHFDSKESMVDEILRGFLDELFGRYREILAAGEPPRAALEAVVVASFECIDRSHDAVAIYQREAAYLSQFERFGYLTERNVEFRKMWVGLLEEGIRVGAFRDDLDVELVYRFIRDTVWVAVHWYHPGGPLTADAVARQYLSIVLDGIAQGRGRGPGVPG from the coding sequence ATGAGCCGTCGAGCCGAACTGCTCGCGCTGGCCGCGAGGATGTTCGCCGAGCGCGGCTTCCTCGCCACCACCGTGCGGGACATCGCCGACGCCGCCGGCATCCTGTCCGGCAGCCTCTACCACCACTTCGACTCCAAGGAGTCGATGGTCGACGAGATCCTGCGCGGTTTCCTGGACGAACTGTTCGGCCGCTACCGGGAGATCCTCGCCGCCGGCGAGCCGCCCAGAGCGGCGCTGGAAGCGGTGGTCGTCGCGTCGTTCGAGTGCATCGACCGCAGCCACGACGCCGTCGCGATCTACCAGCGGGAAGCCGCCTACCTGTCGCAGTTCGAGCGGTTCGGCTACCTGACCGAACGCAACGTCGAGTTCCGCAAGATGTGGGTCGGGCTGCTGGAGGAGGGCATCCGGGTCGGGGCGTTCCGTGACGACCTGGACGTGGAGTTGGTCTACCGGTTCATCCGCGACACGGTGTGGGTGGCCGTGCACTGGTACCACCCGGGCGGGCCGCTGACCGCGGACGCCGTCGCCCGGCAGTACCTGTCGATCGTGCTGGACGGGATAGCGCAAGGGAGGGGCCGTGGCCCAGGCGTACCTGGTTGA
- a CDS encoding acetyl-CoA C-acetyltransferase: MAQAYLVDAVRTPVGRRGGGLSHLHPADLGARAIEGLLARVNVDPVEVDDVILGCVDTIGGQAGDVARTAWLAAGFPEEVPGVTVDRQCGSSQQALHFAAQAVLSGTADLVVAGGVQSMSRIPIGAAMTVGEQFGFPTPFEGCDGWAHRYGSEEISQFRAADLIAQRWELSRAEMEEFAFRSHSRAIEAVDAGRFAAEIVPVDGVEADEGPRRDTSLEKMTALKPLRPDGRVTAALASQISDAASAVLVASEDAVRAHRLKPRARVHHLSARGADPVYMLTAPIRATRHALAKAGMSIDDIDLFEVNEAFASVVLAWAKELKVDLDRVNVNGGAIALGHPIGATGTKLTATLLSSLERTGGRFGLQTMCEGGGQANVTIIERLP; encoded by the coding sequence GTGGCCCAGGCGTACCTGGTTGACGCGGTGCGGACGCCGGTCGGCAGGCGCGGTGGCGGGCTCAGCCACCTGCACCCCGCCGACCTCGGCGCCCGCGCCATCGAGGGACTGCTCGCGCGGGTGAACGTGGACCCGGTCGAGGTGGACGACGTGATCCTCGGCTGCGTCGACACCATCGGCGGGCAGGCCGGGGACGTGGCCCGCACGGCGTGGCTGGCCGCCGGGTTCCCGGAGGAGGTGCCGGGCGTGACCGTGGACCGGCAGTGCGGCTCCAGCCAGCAGGCGCTGCACTTCGCGGCGCAGGCGGTGCTGAGTGGCACGGCCGACCTGGTGGTGGCCGGCGGCGTGCAGAGCATGAGCCGGATCCCGATCGGCGCGGCGATGACCGTGGGGGAGCAGTTCGGCTTCCCGACGCCGTTCGAGGGCTGCGACGGCTGGGCGCACCGGTACGGATCCGAGGAGATCTCGCAGTTCCGGGCGGCCGACCTGATCGCCCAGCGGTGGGAGCTCAGCCGGGCCGAGATGGAGGAGTTCGCCTTCCGCAGCCATTCCCGGGCCATCGAGGCCGTGGACGCCGGCCGGTTCGCCGCCGAGATCGTTCCCGTCGACGGCGTGGAGGCCGACGAGGGGCCCCGTCGGGACACCAGCCTGGAGAAGATGACGGCGCTCAAGCCGTTACGGCCGGACGGCCGGGTGACGGCGGCGCTGGCCAGCCAGATCTCCGACGCGGCGAGCGCGGTCCTGGTGGCGTCCGAGGACGCCGTCCGCGCGCATCGCCTCAAGCCGCGAGCCCGCGTGCACCACCTGTCCGCCCGCGGCGCGGACCCGGTCTACATGCTGACCGCGCCGATCCGCGCCACCCGGCACGCGCTGGCCAAGGCCGGCATGTCGATCGACGACATCGACCTGTTCGAGGTCAACGAGGCGTTCGCCAGCGTCGTCCTGGCCTGGGCCAAGGAACTCAAGGTCGACCTCGACCGGGTGAACGTCAACGGCGGCGCCATCGCACTCGGCCACCCCATCGGCGCCACCGGTACCAAGCTGACGGCGACGCTGCTGTCATCGTTGGAACGCACTGGCGGCCGGTTCGGGCTGCAGACCATGTGCGAGGGCGGCGGCCAGGCCAACGTGACGATCATCGAGCGACTGCCCTGA
- a CDS encoding NtaA/DmoA family FMN-dependent monooxygenase (This protein belongs to a clade of FMN-dependent monooxygenases, within a broader family of flavin-dependent oxidoreductases, the luciferase-like monooxygenase (LMM) family, some of whose members use coenzyme F420 rather than FMN.), which yields MTKQQKQIHLAAHFPGVNNTTVWSDPEAGSHIEFSSFVKLAQTAERAKFDFFFLAEGLRLREQGGLIYDLDVVGRPDTFTVLAALAAVTSRLGLAGTINSTFNEPFEVARQFASLDHLSEGRAAWNVVTSWDAFTGENFRRGGFLPQDQRYSRAETFMRTAWELFDSWRADDLVADKATGQFLRGEPGRFEHHDEHFDIAGQFPVPRSPQGRPVIIQAGDSEEGREFAAATADAIFTRHGTLEAGQAFYSDVKGRLAKYGREHSQLIVLPAATFVLGDTDAEAHERADVVRRQQVSGQTAIKFLEQLWNADLSGFDPDGPLPAFDPVAGENTIAKGRASVRMYRDPLATARQWRELAEAKNLSIRELIIEVTGRQNFIGSPATVAGQINDFVQADASDGFILVPHVTPGGLDEFADKVVPLLQERGVFRTDYTGPTLRDHLGLTTPASPA from the coding sequence ATGACCAAGCAGCAGAAGCAGATCCATCTCGCGGCGCACTTCCCCGGCGTGAACAACACGACCGTGTGGAGCGACCCCGAGGCCGGCAGCCACATCGAGTTCAGTTCGTTCGTCAAGCTGGCGCAGACCGCGGAGCGGGCCAAGTTCGACTTCTTCTTCCTGGCCGAGGGCCTGCGGCTGCGGGAACAGGGCGGGTTGATCTACGACCTGGACGTGGTCGGCCGGCCCGACACGTTCACCGTGCTGGCGGCGCTGGCCGCCGTGACGTCCCGGCTGGGGCTGGCCGGCACGATCAACTCCACGTTCAACGAGCCGTTCGAGGTGGCCCGGCAGTTCGCGTCGCTGGACCACCTGTCCGAGGGGCGGGCGGCGTGGAACGTCGTGACGTCCTGGGACGCCTTCACCGGCGAGAACTTCCGGCGCGGCGGCTTCCTGCCGCAGGACCAGCGGTACTCGCGGGCCGAGACGTTCATGCGGACCGCGTGGGAGCTGTTCGACTCGTGGCGGGCCGACGACCTCGTCGCCGACAAGGCCACCGGGCAGTTCCTCCGCGGTGAGCCCGGTCGGTTCGAGCACCACGACGAGCACTTCGACATCGCCGGGCAGTTCCCGGTCCCGCGGAGTCCGCAGGGCCGGCCGGTGATCATCCAGGCCGGCGACTCCGAGGAGGGGCGGGAGTTCGCCGCCGCCACCGCCGACGCGATCTTCACCCGGCACGGGACGCTGGAGGCCGGGCAGGCCTTCTACTCGGACGTGAAGGGCCGGCTGGCCAAGTACGGGCGGGAGCACTCCCAGCTCATCGTGCTGCCCGCCGCCACGTTCGTGCTCGGCGACACCGACGCCGAGGCGCACGAGCGGGCCGATGTCGTGCGGCGCCAGCAGGTCAGCGGCCAGACCGCGATCAAGTTCCTGGAGCAGCTGTGGAACGCCGACCTCAGCGGGTTCGACCCCGACGGGCCGCTGCCCGCGTTCGACCCGGTGGCCGGCGAGAACACCATCGCCAAGGGCCGGGCCAGCGTCCGCATGTACCGGGATCCGCTGGCCACCGCCCGCCAGTGGCGGGAGCTGGCCGAGGCCAAGAACCTCTCGATCCGGGAGCTGATCATCGAGGTCACCGGCCGCCAGAACTTCATCGGCTCTCCCGCCACCGTCGCCGGCCAGATCAACGACTTCGTGCAGGCCGACGCCAGCGACGGCTTCATCCTCGTCCCCCACGTCACGCCCGGCGGCCTCGACGAGTTCGCCGACAAGGTGGTGCCGCTGCTGCAGGAACGCGGCGTCTTCCGCACCGACTACACCGGCCCCACCCTCCGCGACCACCTCGGCCTGACCACCCCCGCGAGTCCCGCTTAG